One genomic segment of Candidatus Limnocylindria bacterium includes these proteins:
- a CDS encoding SMP-30/gluconolactonase/LRE family protein, producing MTRTLEVILDGGRFFEAPRWHDGRWYVSDFGRHVVQALDEQGAAAVVLDVPEQPSGLGWLPDGSLLVVSMKDHCVIRRWHDGRVTTHADVSRLCGGFLNDMVVDSSGRAYVGNFGFALDRKSRPAPTVLVRVDLDGSSSVVADDLLFPNGMVINADGRTLAVGETFRNRYTAFTIATDGSLTDRRLWADLASAGDPPPIRPDGCALDAEGHIWSADAGSGRCYRIAPGGAIVDRVDPPAGLRFFACMLGSADGRTLLGCAARGYYEAIESESCDAVLAITRVDVPHSGLP from the coding sequence GTGACACGGACGCTCGAGGTCATCCTCGACGGCGGGAGGTTCTTCGAAGCACCCCGTTGGCACGACGGGCGGTGGTACGTAAGTGACTTCGGGCGCCATGTCGTCCAGGCCCTGGACGAACAGGGCGCGGCTGCCGTCGTCCTCGACGTACCGGAGCAGCCGTCGGGTCTGGGATGGCTTCCCGACGGTTCGCTTCTGGTCGTCTCGATGAAAGACCACTGCGTCATTCGGCGCTGGCACGATGGGCGCGTGACCACTCATGCCGACGTGTCGCGCCTCTGCGGTGGGTTCCTCAACGACATGGTCGTCGACAGCTCTGGCCGTGCGTACGTCGGGAACTTCGGCTTCGCCCTGGATCGGAAGTCCCGACCCGCGCCGACCGTGTTGGTCCGAGTTGACCTCGATGGCTCGTCGTCGGTGGTCGCTGATGATCTGCTTTTCCCGAACGGCATGGTCATCAACGCGGACGGAAGGACGCTCGCCGTCGGTGAGACGTTCAGGAATCGCTACACCGCGTTCACGATCGCGACGGATGGATCATTGACCGATCGCAGGTTATGGGCAGATCTCGCCTCCGCTGGGGACCCGCCGCCGATCCGCCCCGATGGGTGTGCTCTCGATGCAGAGGGCCACATCTGGTCCGCGGATGCGGGATCGGGTCGTTGTTACCGCATCGCGCCGGGCGGCGCGATCGTCGATCGCGTCGACCCGCCCGCCGGTCTGCGCTTCTTCGCGTGCATGCTCGGTAGCGCCGATGGCCGCACGCTACTGGGCTGCGCCGCCCGCGGCTACTACGAGGCGATCGAGTCGGAGAGTTGCGATGCGGTGCTCGCCATAACGAGGGTTGACGTGCCGCACAGCGGACTGCCGTAG
- a CDS encoding long-chain fatty acid--CoA ligase, with amino-acid sequence MRLSTGIATERPWFRHYDPGVPRTLVYPAVPLQQFLTDTAANHPLAVATIFGAVVAHRLVEASLTYAELDRLADRFAAGLQALGVRKGDRVALLLPNCPQFVIAFYGALRAGAVVVPCNPLYTAPELRRQLADSGAETLVALSRLHAVARAARDGTGARNVILTNIKEQFPPLLRILFTVARERREGHRTAIDRAAGEHSFQDLLRDGPALRPVEVRPEDTAILQYTGGTTGVPKGAVLSHRALVANVRQSRSWNPTLVEGRERGVDVMPLFHVYGLTVIMGVSVATGTAMVLIPRFDLEHVLLAIQRHRPRSFAGAPRIYVAAASAPDLARYDLRSVEVFGSGSAPLPVEVQTKFEQLAGGGRVLEGYGLTEAAPVTHTTPRKGQRKLGSIGVPIPDVDAKIVDLETGMRDLPVGEAGELVVRGPNLMDGYYRRPDETALALRDGWLYTGDVARMDEDGYFYIVDRKKELIIVSGYNVYPREVEEALYAHPAVLEAAAIGIPHPERGEVVKAFIVLRAGASATADELRSHCASSLARFKIPAEIEFRSDLPKSMVGKVLRSALAEEERTARVARETSGRQR; translated from the coding sequence TTGAGGTTGAGCACCGGGATCGCGACCGAGCGGCCTTGGTTTCGGCACTACGACCCCGGCGTGCCGCGCACGCTCGTCTATCCCGCCGTTCCGCTCCAGCAGTTCCTCACCGACACCGCCGCGAACCACCCGCTCGCGGTCGCGACGATCTTCGGCGCCGTCGTAGCGCATCGGCTCGTCGAGGCATCGCTCACGTACGCGGAGCTCGATCGGCTCGCCGATCGTTTTGCCGCCGGGCTCCAAGCGCTCGGTGTTCGCAAGGGCGATCGTGTCGCGCTGCTCTTGCCCAACTGTCCGCAGTTCGTGATCGCCTTCTACGGCGCGTTGCGCGCGGGCGCGGTGGTGGTGCCGTGCAACCCGCTGTACACCGCACCCGAGCTACGCCGGCAGCTTGCCGACTCCGGGGCCGAGACGCTCGTCGCGCTCTCGCGACTCCACGCTGTCGCGCGGGCTGCGCGCGACGGGACGGGCGCCCGAAACGTGATCCTGACCAACATAAAGGAGCAGTTCCCGCCGCTCCTCCGAATACTGTTCACGGTCGCGCGCGAGCGCCGCGAGGGGCATCGCACGGCGATCGACCGCGCCGCGGGCGAGCACTCCTTCCAAGACCTCCTACGTGACGGTCCCGCCCTTCGGCCGGTGGAGGTCCGCCCCGAGGACACCGCGATCCTCCAGTACACGGGTGGCACGACCGGCGTGCCGAAGGGCGCCGTGCTGTCGCATCGCGCGCTCGTCGCGAACGTGCGGCAGTCGCGTTCGTGGAACCCGACGCTCGTGGAGGGGCGTGAGCGGGGGGTTGACGTCATGCCGCTCTTCCACGTCTACGGCCTCACCGTGATCATGGGCGTCTCGGTCGCGACCGGCACCGCGATGGTGCTGATCCCGCGCTTCGATCTCGAGCACGTGCTGCTCGCGATCCAAAGGCACCGCCCGCGTTCGTTCGCCGGCGCGCCGCGGATCTACGTCGCGGCCGCGAGCGCGCCCGACCTCGCTCGATACGATCTTCGCTCGGTGGAGGTGTTCGGGTCGGGGTCCGCGCCGCTCCCGGTTGAGGTGCAGACGAAGTTCGAGCAGCTGGCCGGCGGCGGACGGGTGCTCGAAGGCTACGGACTGACGGAGGCGGCACCCGTCACGCACACGACCCCACGCAAGGGGCAGCGCAAGCTCGGCTCGATCGGCGTGCCGATCCCCGACGTCGACGCGAAGATCGTCGACCTCGAGACGGGAATGCGAGATCTTCCGGTCGGAGAGGCAGGCGAGCTGGTGGTGCGTGGTCCGAACCTGATGGACGGCTACTACAGGCGACCGGATGAGACTGCGCTCGCCCTGCGCGACGGATGGCTCTACACGGGAGACGTCGCGCGCATGGACGAGGACGGCTACTTCTACATCGTCGACCGCAAGAAGGAGCTCATCATCGTCTCGGGATACAACGTCTATCCGCGGGAGGTCGAGGAGGCGCTCTACGCGCATCCGGCGGTGCTCGAGGCCGCCGCGATCGGCATCCCCCACCCCGAGCGCGGCGAGGTCGTGAAGGCCTTCATCGTGCTGCGCGCCGGGGCATCGGCGACGGCGGACGAGCTGCGCTCACACTGTGCGTCATCGCTCGCGCGCTTCAAAATCCCGGCCGAGATCGAATTCCGTTCCGACCTGCCGAAGAGCATGGTCGGCAAAGTGCTGCGGAGCGCCCTGGCCGAGGAGGAGCGCACGGCCCGCGTCGCGAGAGAAACGTCAGGGAGGCAGCGTTGA
- a CDS encoding 3-hydroxyacyl-CoA dehydrogenase family protein, which translates to MTIDEVGRICVVGAGLMGRQIALNAAHHGYDVRLHDASADQLRAAERWTDDYIASRIEKGRWTKDEAAATRTRLAFAGSLPEAALDADLAIEAVVEDVAVKRTVFAELDRLCPPRAILATNSSTFVSSLVADATKRPSQVANLHYFNPAMVMEVVEIVQGPHTSAETATLLVEFAKRVGKRPILMKKEIEGFIANRLLRALGREATFLVDEGYASFEEVDLAAEKALGHPLGPFRLMDLTGIDLAFMIRSAIYESSGREEDRPPRCIEERYRAGHYGRKTGRGFYRYE; encoded by the coding sequence TTGACGATCGACGAGGTTGGACGGATCTGCGTGGTCGGGGCCGGCCTCATGGGACGCCAGATCGCGCTGAACGCGGCGCACCACGGATACGACGTGCGGCTCCACGACGCGAGCGCCGACCAGCTGCGGGCCGCGGAGCGCTGGACCGACGATTACATCGCATCGCGGATCGAGAAGGGCCGCTGGACGAAGGACGAGGCCGCCGCGACGCGGACGCGGCTCGCGTTCGCCGGAAGCCTCCCAGAGGCCGCGCTGGACGCGGACCTCGCTATCGAAGCGGTCGTCGAGGACGTCGCGGTGAAACGCACGGTCTTCGCCGAGCTCGACCGCCTCTGCCCGCCGCGAGCGATCCTCGCGACGAACTCCTCCACCTTCGTCTCGAGCCTGGTCGCGGACGCGACGAAGCGGCCGTCGCAGGTCGCGAACCTCCACTACTTCAATCCCGCGATGGTCATGGAGGTGGTCGAGATCGTGCAGGGTCCGCACACGTCGGCCGAGACGGCGACGCTGTTGGTGGAGTTCGCGAAGCGCGTGGGGAAGCGGCCGATCTTGATGAAGAAGGAGATCGAGGGGTTCATCGCGAATCGGCTGCTCCGGGCCCTCGGCCGCGAAGCGACCTTCCTTGTCGATGAGGGCTATGCGTCCTTCGAGGAGGTCGACCTCGCCGCGGAGAAGGCGCTCGGCCATCCGCTCGGACCGTTCCGCCTCATGGATCTCACCGGCATCGACCTCGCGTTCATGATCCGCTCGGCGATCTACGAGTCGTCGGGCCGCGAGGAGGATCGCCCGCCGCGCTGCATCGAGGAGCGCTACCGCGCGGGCCACTACGGCCGGAAGACCGGTCGTGGCTTCTACCGGTACGAGTGA
- a CDS encoding DUF6285 domain-containing protein: protein MQDRPHAAELAEAVREFIETEVLPQIDDPRLRFRTLVAANGLGILEREIAIGAQLVRREVSSLTRLLDRTDPLPDDPLELRRLAVDLNRELVRRIRAGDAPEGTLAHLLATVADKLRVASPRFLERYR from the coding sequence ATGCAGGACCGCCCGCACGCCGCGGAGCTTGCCGAGGCGGTGCGCGAGTTCATCGAGACCGAGGTGCTCCCGCAGATCGACGATCCGCGGCTTCGGTTCCGGACCCTCGTCGCCGCGAACGGTCTCGGCATACTCGAGCGCGAGATCGCGATCGGGGCGCAGCTGGTGCGGCGAGAGGTCAGCTCTCTCACGAGGCTGCTGGACCGCACGGACCCGCTGCCGGACGACCCCCTTGAGCTGCGTCGCCTGGCGGTCGACCTCAACCGCGAGCTCGTGCGGCGCATCCGCGCGGGCGACGCTCCCGAGGGCACGCTGGCGCATCTCCTGGCGACGGTCGCCGACAAGCTGCGCGTCGCGAGTCCACGCTTTCTCGAGCGCTACCGCTGA
- a CDS encoding phosphotransferase family protein produces MTPDVDAALSHELRERLVPLFGADIWVERLALLAGGASKEAWALDLRTPQGMRELLVRRAGGGVIHQETLTLEDEHRLLEVAFASGVRVPKPYGYLGEIAGRAAFVSERVSGETIGRRIVQRPELVGARAALPAQMAEELAKIHAIPADRVPFLGAVGARDVVGRLTKEVDRLGDAHPAIELGLAWAGRRAPARSETVVLHGDLRVGNLAVTQAGLGHVLDWEFGHRGDPAEDVAWPLVRAWRFGIDHLRLGGIGEVEPYLERYNTLTGRHLTLASLDYWEIVGNLKWAIGALTQSHRHLSGQQRSVELAVLGRLAAEMEFELLHLLERAG; encoded by the coding sequence TTGACGCCCGACGTCGACGCAGCCCTTTCGCACGAGCTGCGCGAGCGTCTTGTGCCGCTCTTCGGCGCGGACATCTGGGTCGAGCGTCTCGCCCTCCTCGCGGGCGGAGCATCGAAGGAGGCCTGGGCCCTCGACCTGCGCACGCCGCAGGGGATGCGCGAGCTCCTGGTGCGGCGCGCCGGCGGCGGCGTCATCCATCAGGAGACGCTGACGCTCGAGGACGAGCACCGCCTGCTCGAGGTCGCGTTCGCGTCCGGCGTGCGGGTCCCGAAGCCGTACGGCTATCTCGGGGAGATCGCGGGTCGGGCCGCGTTCGTCAGCGAGCGCGTGTCGGGCGAGACGATCGGGCGGCGGATCGTGCAGCGGCCCGAGCTGGTCGGTGCGCGCGCGGCGCTGCCGGCGCAGATGGCCGAAGAGCTCGCGAAGATCCACGCGATCCCGGCCGACCGCGTGCCTTTTCTTGGCGCCGTCGGAGCACGTGACGTCGTCGGCCGGCTCACGAAGGAGGTCGACCGCCTCGGGGATGCGCACCCGGCGATCGAGCTCGGGCTCGCGTGGGCGGGACGACGGGCGCCGGCGCGGAGCGAAACAGTCGTCCTCCATGGTGACCTGCGCGTGGGCAACCTCGCGGTCACCCAGGCGGGCCTCGGCCACGTGCTCGATTGGGAGTTCGGGCACCGCGGCGACCCGGCGGAAGACGTCGCCTGGCCGCTGGTGCGGGCGTGGCGCTTCGGCATCGATCACCTGCGCCTGGGCGGCATCGGCGAGGTCGAGCCGTATCTCGAGCGCTACAACACGCTCACCGGCCGGCACCTCACGCTCGCGTCGCTCGACTACTGGGAGATCGTGGGCAATCTGAAGTGGGCGATCGGCGCGCTCACCCAGTCGCACCGCCACCTCTCGGGACAGCAGCGGAGCGTCGAGCTCGCCGTGCTCGGGCGGCTCGCCGCCGAGATGGAGTTCGAGCTGCTCCATCTCCTCGAGCGGGCCGGCTGA
- a CDS encoding SDR family oxidoreductase: MHTKELFDLSGKVAIVTGGGSGLGRQMATALAEMGADVVLCARNVERCAVTATELSGLGVRALGLRCDVTSADDVRAMVERVKAELGRIDILVNNAGRAWVAPVATMAVEDWRRVLDVNLTGAFLCSQAAGNVMIAQGGGKIINIASVAGLGGAMPEVLDSIAYNTSKGGLVNFTRDLAVKWGRHKINVNAIAPGWFPSRMSSAIVERWGDRLARNIPLGRIGGDEDLKGTIVYLASRASDYITGQILPVDGGHTAS; this comes from the coding sequence ATGCACACCAAAGAGCTCTTCGACCTCAGCGGGAAGGTCGCCATCGTCACCGGCGGAGGCAGCGGGCTGGGGCGGCAGATGGCAACAGCGCTCGCCGAGATGGGTGCGGACGTGGTGCTCTGCGCGCGCAATGTCGAGCGCTGCGCGGTGACCGCCACGGAGCTCTCGGGGCTCGGCGTCCGCGCACTTGGCCTCCGCTGCGACGTCACCAGCGCCGACGACGTGCGCGCGATGGTCGAGCGTGTGAAGGCAGAGCTCGGCCGGATCGACATCCTTGTGAACAACGCCGGCCGCGCCTGGGTCGCGCCGGTCGCGACCATGGCCGTCGAGGATTGGCGGCGCGTGCTCGACGTGAACCTGACCGGCGCCTTCCTCTGCTCGCAGGCCGCCGGGAACGTCATGATCGCGCAGGGCGGCGGCAAGATCATCAACATCGCCTCCGTCGCAGGACTGGGCGGCGCGATGCCCGAGGTGCTCGATTCGATCGCGTACAACACGAGCAAGGGCGGGCTCGTCAACTTCACACGCGACCTCGCGGTGAAGTGGGGCCGCCACAAGATCAACGTGAACGCGATCGCTCCGGGGTGGTTCCCGAGCCGCATGTCGAGCGCGATCGTCGAGCGCTGGGGCGACCGGCTCGCCCGCAACATCCCGCTCGGCCGCATCGGCGGCGACGAGGACCTCAAGGGGACGATCGTCTACCTCGCGTCGCGTGCCTCCGATTACATCACCGGGCAGATCCTCCCGGTGGACGGCGGGCACACGGCCTCATGA
- a CDS encoding acyl-CoA dehydrogenase family protein: MPAFAPSPDVQQRRERLAAFMEAQVYPNERALAAEDDAAEALMRELQGKAKAAGLWAMFIGPEAGGTGTGFLPYVYLNEVIGRSLVAPRVFGCQAPDTGNAEILHAFGTPEQKARWLRPLVAGEIRSFFAMTEPEVSGSDPRGLRARAQRDGDAWVIDAHKWFSSGAEGAAFAIVMAVTDPDAPPHERLSQIIVPADTPGLEIVRATPTLGHRGRGYNTHCEVRFTNVRVPISNTLGRPGDGFRIAQKRLGPGRIHHVMRWLGQMQRAFDLMCDRALAREVFGSALAEKQTVQNWIADSAAEIQACRLLTLQAAHRLDAGDEARVEISLVKFYAARALHDVIDRAIQVHGALGLTDQTPLGAMYLVARTMRLVDGPDEVHRMVVSREVLKAYRASRRWEFM; the protein is encoded by the coding sequence GTGCCGGCCTTCGCGCCGTCCCCCGACGTGCAGCAGCGCCGCGAGCGCCTCGCGGCCTTCATGGAGGCACAGGTCTACCCCAATGAGCGCGCCCTCGCAGCGGAGGATGACGCGGCGGAAGCGCTCATGCGCGAGCTCCAGGGCAAGGCGAAAGCCGCGGGTCTGTGGGCGATGTTCATCGGCCCGGAGGCCGGCGGGACGGGCACGGGATTCCTCCCCTACGTCTACCTCAACGAGGTCATCGGCCGCAGCCTCGTGGCGCCGCGCGTCTTCGGCTGCCAGGCACCGGACACCGGCAACGCCGAGATCCTCCACGCCTTCGGGACGCCCGAGCAGAAGGCGCGCTGGCTGCGCCCGCTCGTCGCCGGTGAGATCCGCTCGTTCTTCGCGATGACCGAGCCCGAGGTCTCCGGGTCCGATCCGCGCGGCCTGCGTGCGCGAGCCCAGCGCGATGGCGATGCGTGGGTGATCGACGCACACAAGTGGTTCAGCTCGGGCGCGGAGGGCGCGGCGTTCGCGATCGTGATGGCGGTCACCGATCCCGACGCACCGCCGCACGAGCGCCTCAGCCAGATCATCGTGCCGGCGGACACGCCCGGCCTCGAGATCGTGCGGGCGACCCCGACCCTCGGTCACCGAGGCCGCGGCTACAACACCCACTGCGAGGTGCGGTTCACGAACGTCCGCGTGCCGATCTCGAACACGCTCGGCCGACCCGGGGACGGCTTCCGCATCGCGCAGAAGCGCCTCGGCCCCGGCCGCATCCATCACGTGATGCGCTGGCTCGGGCAGATGCAGCGCGCCTTCGATCTCATGTGCGACCGCGCGCTCGCGCGCGAGGTGTTTGGAAGCGCGCTGGCCGAGAAGCAAACGGTCCAGAACTGGATCGCCGACTCCGCCGCCGAGATACAGGCCTGCCGCCTCCTGACGCTCCAGGCGGCGCACCGTCTCGACGCCGGCGACGAGGCCCGGGTCGAGATCTCGCTCGTGAAGTTCTATGCCGCGCGCGCGTTGCACGACGTGATCGACCGCGCGATCCAGGTCCACGGTGCGCTCGGCCTCACCGACCAGACGCCGCTCGGTGCGATGTACCTCGTCGCACGCACCATGCGCCTGGTCGACGGACCGGACGAGGTCCATCGCATGGTCGTGAGCCGCGAGGTGCTGAAGGCGTATCGGGCCAGCCGGCGTTGGGAGTTCATGTAG
- a CDS encoding acetyl-CoA C-acyltransferase, translating into MREAVIVASVRSGLAKSFRGSFNLARPDDIAVRCVRELLRRVPEIDPAQVDDVILGAGFPEGPQGQNVGRTVAIMSGLPTSVPGSTVSRFCASGLNSIAIAARMIEGGSYDVAIAGGLESITMLQNDYNKKDLQNPWLLDHKKDIYMPMGQTAEVVAERYGVSRERQDAFALLSQQRTAAGQREGKFAEEILPITVRMQTTDKVTGATSTREVTVDRDECNRPDTTLEGLSKLPPAFKEGGTVTAGNASQLSDGASVALLMSAERANALGVRPLGVFRGFTVAACEPDEMGIGPVFAVPKLLRQVGIPLKDIDLVELNEAFASQAVYCRDRLGIDPELLNPNGGAISIGHPYGMSGARMVGTVLYELRRRKARFGLVTMCVGGGMGAAGLVEALN; encoded by the coding sequence ATGCGTGAAGCGGTGATCGTCGCGAGCGTGCGGAGTGGTCTCGCCAAGTCGTTCCGCGGCTCGTTCAACCTCGCCCGGCCCGACGACATCGCGGTGCGCTGCGTTCGGGAGCTGCTGCGTCGTGTGCCCGAGATCGACCCGGCGCAGGTCGATGACGTCATCCTCGGCGCGGGTTTCCCGGAGGGACCGCAGGGCCAGAACGTCGGAAGGACCGTCGCGATCATGTCCGGCCTCCCGACGTCGGTGCCGGGATCGACCGTCAGCCGATTCTGCGCGTCGGGGCTCAACTCGATCGCCATCGCCGCGCGGATGATCGAGGGCGGCAGCTACGACGTCGCGATCGCCGGGGGGCTCGAGTCGATCACCATGCTCCAGAACGACTACAACAAGAAGGACCTCCAGAACCCCTGGCTCCTCGATCACAAGAAGGACATCTACATGCCGATGGGCCAGACCGCTGAGGTCGTCGCCGAGCGCTACGGCGTCTCGCGCGAACGCCAGGATGCGTTCGCGCTCCTCTCGCAGCAGCGGACCGCCGCGGGCCAGCGCGAGGGGAAGTTCGCGGAGGAGATCCTGCCCATCACCGTGAGGATGCAGACGACGGACAAGGTCACGGGCGCGACATCCACGCGGGAGGTCACCGTCGATCGCGACGAGTGCAATCGGCCCGACACCACGCTCGAGGGACTCTCAAAGCTCCCGCCGGCGTTCAAGGAGGGCGGTACGGTCACGGCCGGCAACGCGAGTCAGCTGTCCGACGGCGCGTCGGTGGCGCTCCTCATGTCCGCCGAGCGCGCGAACGCGTTGGGCGTGCGGCCGCTCGGCGTCTTCCGCGGCTTCACCGTCGCGGCGTGCGAGCCCGACGAGATGGGCATCGGGCCGGTGTTCGCCGTGCCGAAGCTCCTCCGGCAGGTCGGGATCCCCTTGAAGGACATCGACCTGGTGGAGCTGAACGAGGCGTTCGCCTCTCAGGCGGTCTACTGCCGCGATCGCCTCGGCATCGATCCCGAGCTGCTCAATCCGAACGGCGGCGCGATCTCGATCGGTCACCCTTATGGGATGAGCGGCGCGCGCATGGTCGGGACAGTGCTGTACGAGCTGCGTCGCCGGAAGGCGCGCTTCGGGCTCGTCACGATGTGCGTCGGAGGCGGGATGGGGGCCGCCGGGCTCGTCGAGGCCTTGAACTAG
- a CDS encoding enoyl-CoA hydratase-related protein, giving the protein MTTITIDRPPVNAMSRAVVAALESTLDALATDAATRVALLRGAGPRGFSAGADISEFPALLEPNADTRGEGIQRLADRIEAFPKPLIVAIHGFCMGGGLEVALACDIRIAAEDAQIGLPEVRIGILPGGGGTQRLPRVVGPGRARLMIFGGEPISGLRAAEWGLVEEAVAPAEVFDRAAAIARTLAAQSPHSLAVIKTLLRETSDASLQGGLRTETAALARLLAHPDAREGIAAFLEKRAARWAPPAGGHADA; this is encoded by the coding sequence GTGACGACGATCACGATCGATCGCCCGCCGGTGAATGCGATGAGCCGGGCGGTCGTGGCCGCGCTCGAGTCGACCCTTGATGCGCTCGCCACCGATGCGGCGACCCGTGTCGCCCTGCTGCGCGGCGCGGGGCCGCGTGGCTTCAGCGCCGGAGCGGACATCTCGGAGTTTCCGGCGCTTCTCGAACCGAATGCCGACACGCGCGGGGAGGGTATCCAGCGTCTGGCCGACCGCATCGAGGCGTTCCCGAAGCCGCTCATCGTCGCGATCCACGGCTTCTGCATGGGCGGCGGGCTGGAGGTCGCGCTCGCGTGCGACATACGGATCGCGGCCGAGGACGCGCAGATCGGTCTGCCCGAGGTCCGCATCGGCATCCTGCCTGGCGGCGGCGGCACACAGCGCCTGCCTCGGGTCGTCGGACCCGGGCGCGCGCGGCTCATGATCTTCGGCGGGGAGCCGATCTCCGGACTCCGCGCCGCGGAGTGGGGACTCGTTGAGGAGGCGGTCGCGCCGGCGGAGGTCTTCGACCGGGCCGCGGCGATCGCGCGCACCCTCGCGGCGCAGTCGCCGCACTCGCTCGCGGTGATCAAGACCCTCCTGCGTGAGACGAGCGACGCTTCGCTCCAGGGCGGCCTCCGGACCGAGACCGCCGCGCTCGCGCGTCTGCTCGCGCATCCAGATGCGCGCGAGGGCATCGCCGCGTTCCTCGAGAAGCGCGCGGCGCGCTGGGCGCCGCCGGCAGGTGGGCACGCCGATGCGTGA
- a CDS encoding long-chain fatty acid--CoA ligase, whose product MDGLMMEYPLTIEFILRRAETLFGHKAIVTRRPDKTLHRYTYADFVPRAKKLAVALQQLGMRRGDRVATLCWNQYEHLEAYFGIPLAGTVLHTINPRLHPSDLTYIVNDAEDRVLIIDDTLLPVLEKFRADVKIEHIVVIEHGAKAPAGTIGYEALLAGADANAFAYPELDEREAAAMCYTSGTTGRPKGVVYSHRALVLHSLGQASGSVGVLESDVVLPVVPMFHVNAWGLPFTCTMIGATQVHPGPHLDAESLCELFAKEHVTYTAGVPTIWLGLLRRLDERPKEYDLSRLRVLVVGGSAAPKSMIRGFEERHGLRVLHAWGMTETTPLGVVSSLMSDLEQSDTETRFAYRAKQGYPVPLVEIRAQNDAGNDVPWDGKSMGELQVRGPWVARAYYKSPESADRFTKDGWFRTGDIVTIDARGYVEIQDRSKDLIKSGGEWISSVALENTLMGHPAVAEAAVIAVPHARWQERPLAVVLLRPGQTATADELRDYLAPSFAKWWLPDAFEFVTEIPKTAAGKFRKTALRERFATAREVTPAS is encoded by the coding sequence GTGGACGGACTGATGATGGAGTACCCGCTGACGATCGAGTTCATCCTCCGGCGTGCGGAGACGCTCTTTGGGCACAAAGCGATCGTCACGCGCAGACCGGACAAGACCCTGCACCGGTATACGTACGCAGACTTCGTGCCCCGCGCGAAGAAGCTGGCGGTCGCGCTCCAGCAGCTCGGCATGCGGCGCGGAGACCGCGTCGCGACGCTGTGCTGGAATCAGTACGAGCACCTCGAGGCGTATTTCGGAATACCGCTCGCCGGCACCGTCCTCCACACGATCAACCCGCGCCTGCATCCGAGCGACCTCACCTACATCGTGAACGACGCCGAGGACCGCGTGCTCATCATCGACGACACGCTGTTGCCGGTACTCGAGAAGTTCCGTGCCGACGTGAAGATCGAGCACATCGTCGTGATCGAGCACGGGGCAAAGGCGCCCGCGGGGACGATCGGCTACGAGGCGCTCCTCGCGGGAGCGGACGCAAACGCGTTCGCGTATCCGGAGCTCGACGAGCGCGAGGCCGCCGCGATGTGCTACACGTCCGGGACGACCGGCCGTCCGAAGGGCGTCGTCTATTCGCACCGCGCGCTGGTGCTGCACAGTCTCGGACAGGCGTCCGGCTCGGTCGGCGTTCTGGAGTCCGACGTTGTCCTGCCGGTCGTGCCGATGTTCCACGTGAACGCCTGGGGCCTGCCGTTCACCTGCACGATGATCGGAGCCACGCAGGTCCACCCCGGGCCGCACCTCGATGCGGAGAGCCTTTGCGAGTTGTTCGCTAAGGAGCACGTCACCTACACCGCGGGCGTGCCGACGATCTGGCTCGGACTGCTGCGCAGGCTCGACGAGCGGCCGAAGGAGTACGACCTGTCGCGCCTCCGCGTCCTCGTCGTCGGTGGCTCGGCGGCGCCGAAGTCGATGATCCGTGGCTTCGAAGAGCGGCACGGTCTACGTGTCCTCCACGCCTGGGGCATGACCGAGACCACGCCGCTCGGCGTGGTGTCCAGCCTCATGAGCGATCTCGAGCAGTCGGACACCGAGACGCGCTTCGCCTACCGTGCGAAGCAGGGATATCCGGTGCCGCTGGTGGAGATCCGCGCGCAGAACGACGCCGGGAACGATGTGCCCTGGGACGGAAAGTCGATGGGCGAGCTCCAGGTGCGCGGTCCGTGGGTCGCGCGCGCGTACTACAAGAGTCCGGAGTCGGCGGACCGTTTCACGAAGGACGGCTGGTTCCGCACCGGCGACATCGTCACCATCGATGCGCGCGGCTACGTCGAGATCCAGGACCGCTCCAAGGACCTGATCAAGTCCGGCGGCGAGTGGATCAGCTCGGTCGCGCTCGAGAACACGCTCATGGGTCACCCCGCGGTCGCCGAGGCCGCGGTCATCGCGGTCCCGCATGCGCGCTGGCAGGAGCGTCCTCTCGCGGTCGTCCTGCTGCGGCCCGGGCAGACGGCGACCGCGGATGAGCTCCGGGACTACCTCGCGCCCAGCTTCGCGAAGTGGTGGCTGCCCGATGCGTTCGAGTTCGTGACCGAGATCCCAAAGACCGCGGCGGGCAAGTTCCGCAAGACGGCGCTGCGCGAACGCTTCGCGACGGCCCGTGAGGTGACGCCTGCCTCCTGA